Proteins found in one Scomber scombrus chromosome 15, fScoSco1.1, whole genome shotgun sequence genomic segment:
- the LOC133995291 gene encoding prostaglandin G/H synthase 1-like, producing the protein MRSSVLGSVCALLLLLREPACRGDEVTSNTVNPCCYIPCQHWGACVRYGEDKYECDCTYSGYYGENCTIPEFWTRVRQFLKPSPDVVHYILTHFRWLWDIINYTFLRDVLMRLVLTVRSNLIPSPPTYNSKYSYLSWESYYNLSYYTRLLPPVPPDCPTPLGVRGKAGLPDPELLVERLLKRRTFRPDPQGTNLMFAFFAQHFTHQFFKTYNRMGVGFTKALAHGVDAGHIYGDNLERQLLLRLHKDGKLKYQVIDGEMYPPSVADAPVKMSYPPGIPPENQMAIGQEVFGLLPGLGMFATLWLREHNRVCDILKAEHPTWDDEQLFQTTRLIIIGETIRIVIEEYVQHLSGYLLKLKFDPTLLFNSQFQYGNRIALEFSQLYHWHPLMPDSFLINGDEVSYTQFLFNTSVLTHYGVDKLVDAFSRQTAGQIGGGHNINAVVTKVAVGTIKESRQLRMQSFNEYRKRFNLKPYTSFRQFTDNEEIARELEELYGDIEALEFYPGMMLERTRLGAIFGESMVEMGAPFSLKGLLGNPICSPEYWKPSTFGGKVGFDIVNSATLKKLVCLNTRTCPNVAFRVPAEEQSPRGKDASKERTDEL; encoded by the exons TGAACCCATGCTGTTACATCCCCTGTCAGCACTGGGGAGCGTGTGTGAGGTATGGTGAGGACAAGTATGAGTGTGACTGCACTTATAGCGGCTACTACGGAGAAAACTGCACCATCC CTGAGTTTTGGACCAGGGTGCGTCAGTTCTTGAAGCCCAGCCCGGATGTGGTGCATTACATTCTCACACATTTCCGCTGGCTCTGGGACATCATCAACTACACTTTCCTACGAGACGTTCTGATGCGACTGGTTCTAACAG TGAGGTCCAACTTAATACCCAGCCCTCCAACTTACAACTCAAAATATAGCTACCTCAGCTGGGAGTCCTACTACAATCTGAGTTACTACACTCGGCTTCTGCCCCCAGTGCCACCGGACTGCCCTACACCTCTAGGGGTCAGAG GCAAGGCTGGGCTGCCTGACCCTGAGCTGCTGGTTGAGAGGCTGCTGAAGAGAAGGACCTTCAGACCTGACCCCCAGGGCACCAACCTCATGTTCGCCTTCTTTGCACAACACTTCACCCACCAGTTCTTTAAGACCTACAATCGCATGGGTGTGGGCTTCACGAAGGCTCTAGCGCATGGG GTCGATGCAGGCCACATTTATGGAGACAACTTGGAACGTCAGCTCCTGCTCAGGCTTCACAAAGATGGGAAACTTAAGTATCAG GTAATTGATGGAGAGATGTACCCTCCCTCTGTAGCTGATGCACCGGTTAAGATGAGCTACCCCCCTGGGATCCCTCCAGAGAATCAAATGGCTATTGGTCAGGAAGTTTTCGGACTTCTCCCTGGTTTGGGAATGTTTGCTACGCTGTGGCTGAGGGAGCATAACCGAGTCTGTGACATCCTGAAAGCAGAACATCCTACCTGGGATGATGAGCAGCTTTTCCAGACCACCCGCCTCATTATCATTG gTGAGACAATACGAATAGTAATTGAGGAGTATGTGCAGCACCTCAGTGGATACTTGTTAAAGCTGAAGTTTGATCCTACACTGCTGTTCAACTCCCAGTTCCAGTATGGGAACCGTATCGCTCTTGAGTTCAGCCAGCTCTACCACTGGCACCCCTTGATGCCTGACAGCTTCCTTATTAACGGAGATGAAGTGTCTTACACACAGTTCCTCTTCAACACTTCTGTTCTCACACACTACGGCGTGGACAAGTTGGTGGATGCCTTCTCTCGACAAACTGCCGGCCAG ATAGGTGGAGGCCATAACATCAATGCTGTGGTGACCAAAGTAGCTGTGGGGACCATAAAGGAGTCGCGGCAGCTCCGGATGCAGTCCTTCAACGAGTACAGGAAACGCTTTAACCTTAAGCCGTACACATCGTTCAGACAATTCACtg ATAACGAGGAGATAGCCCGTGAGCTTGAAGAGTTATATGGTGACATAGAAGCTCTTGAATTTTATCCCGGCATGATGTTGGAGAGAACAAGATTGGGGGCCATATTTGGGGAGAGCATGGTGGAGATGGGCGCCCCATTCTCCCTTAAAGGCCTTCTGGGAAACCCTATATGTTCTCCAGAGTACTGGAAGCCCAGCACCTTTGGAGGCAAAGTTGGCTTTGACATAGTCAACTCTGCCACGCTGAAGAAGCTGGTGTGTCTGAACACCAGGACGTGTCCGAATGTGGCATTTAGAGTACCAGCAGAGGAGCAGTCACCAAGAGGGAAAGACGCTAGTAAAGAAAGGACTGATGAGCTATGA
- the pdcl gene encoding phosducin-like protein: MTTLDDKILGEKLQYYYSSSEDEGSDNEDEEGEGKTIRDGSVTEPEIEYSADGSAVNTGPKGVINDWRKYKQLEVEQKQEQKKEMERLIKKLSMTCRSDLDLEKDKEKQKELQEKLQGKMTMQEYNMLQEEEDDEDFLQHYRMQRIEEMRRQLCRGKRFAQVYELNSGEDFLEALDKEDKSTLVMIHIYELDVPGCEAMSGSLLCLAQEYPLVKFCSVRSSAISTSALFRGSALPALLVYKGGDLIGNFVRLTDQLGEDFFAVDVEALLQEYGMLPDKSPVVQKTIRNGAIIQSNQSDEDSDLDID, encoded by the exons ATGACGACCCTGGACGACAAGATTCTGGGAGAGAAgctgcagtactactacagcAGCAGCGAGGATGAAGGCAGCGACAACGAGGATGAGGAAGGGGAGGGCAAGACCATCCGGGACGGCAGCGTCACTGAGCCTGAGATAGAGTACAGCGCTGATGGAAGCGCTGTCAACACAG GACCAAAGGGTGTGATCAATGACTGGAGGAAGTACAagcagctggaggtggagcAGAAGCAAGAGCAGAAGAAAGAGATGGAACGACTGATCAAGAAGCTGTCGATGACCTGCCGCTCTGACCTCGACCTGGAAAAAGACaaggagaaacagaaagagctGCAGGAAAAACTCCAGGGCAAA ATGACCATGCAGGAGTACAACATGCtccaggaagaagaagatgatgaagactTCCTGCAGCATTACCGCATGCAACGCATCGAAGAGATGCGGCGCCAGCTCTGCCGCGGCAAACGCTTCGCGCAAGTCTACGAGCTCAACAGCGGAGAGGACTTCCTGGAGGCTTTAGACAAGGAGGACAAAAGCACACTGGTCATGATCCACATCTACGAGCTGGATGTCCCGGGCTGCGAGGCCATGAGCGGAAGCCTGCTGTGTCTGGCTCAGGAATACCCGCTGGTCAAGTTCTGCAGCGTACGCAGCTCGGCAATCAGCACTAGCGCGCTGTTCAGAGGCAGCGCTCTGCCCGCCCTGCTGGTTTACAAAGGAGGAGACCTGATCGGTAACTTCGTGAGGCTCACGGACCAGCTCGGGGAGGATTTCTTTGCCGTAGACGTGGAGGCCCTGCTGCAGGAGTACGGCATGCTGCCCGACAAGTCCCCCGTTGTCCAGAAGACCATCCGTAATGGAGCCATCATACAGAGCAATCAGAGCGATGAGGACTCTGACCTTGATATAGACTAG